The Neorhodopirellula lusitana genome contains a region encoding:
- a CDS encoding phosphoenolpyruvate carboxylase, with translation MVHSSILTLDVQQLDRDWEWLLEAFATVLRHGGDGELADLLPRHGEALADRPTPGDSVQLTQAYSIAFQLLSMAEQSSAARFRDHIESESHMDQLPALWADSLRHLIAEGWTATQIAEQLSSVRVELVLTAHPTEAKRATVLAHHRRLFDRFQLRHQEDLPPWKRNENDNAIESILNVLWRTGEIYLDKPDLQSERRNLMDYLKHVFPRAMRPLDLRLRQAWSEVGLDPAAIDDPLSLPRLTFGTWVGGDRDGHPLVTPDVTAETLMQLRSGAIELLRAELVQLARLISLSAYWLPPSNRFLSQIATLAESMGETGQTAVSRNPNEPWRQFLNLMIARLPSDSSAHANHGLSENPDAAWQYHHANELLADLRILHDSLVAVDMSDIADHSVAPVMRIAQTFGFHLAVLDIRQNSGKHDAAIEQLLQAAGFADTQFANWDEAKRVEFLKKELMSSRPMVHPDFTAGPDSHAVLGALRVVKQHSDLYGIDGLGALIVSMTRNTSDLLAVYFLAREVGLLQPTAEGPMCPLPVVPLFETIDDLEKSPEIYDGFLDHPITRRSMAAIAGRRAEFRDLVSGDSSSAPVADSATKVGQVMIGYSDSNKDGGILASLVGLRHAQRRLTQTGLRHGVRVRFFHGRGGTISRGAGPTHRFIKSLPDTTIAGDIRLTEQGETIAQKYAHEPTAIYNLELFLAGTTRKTLSDSRSEAGPHSLEPTLVELAEWARSAYHELLHTDGFVDFFRSATPIDAIEQSRIGSRPARRTGQHTLSDLRAIPWVFSWGQARCYLSGWYGVGTALAKLKADQPQVFQSVIAELRNWAPLHYLISNVATSVSAVDIDVMKQYAELVEDEKLRKRFVDSIETEWRLATKMVEEVYGGELETQRPNVQRMIQLRSEGLRLLHRQQISLLRRWRSYRKMGEQQQADQLLPGLLLSVNAIASGLGTTG, from the coding sequence ATGGTCCATTCCAGTATTTTGACACTCGACGTCCAGCAGCTCGACCGGGACTGGGAATGGTTGCTTGAAGCCTTTGCGACAGTACTGCGTCATGGCGGCGACGGCGAACTGGCCGACCTGTTGCCTCGTCATGGAGAAGCTCTGGCAGATCGGCCGACGCCGGGCGACAGCGTCCAGCTGACTCAGGCATATTCGATTGCCTTTCAGCTGTTGAGCATGGCGGAACAAAGTTCGGCTGCTCGTTTTCGCGATCACATTGAAAGTGAATCGCACATGGACCAACTTCCGGCATTGTGGGCTGACAGCTTGCGGCACCTCATCGCCGAAGGCTGGACGGCGACCCAGATCGCCGAGCAATTGTCGTCCGTGCGGGTTGAGTTAGTGTTGACCGCGCACCCGACGGAGGCCAAACGGGCGACCGTGTTGGCTCATCATCGGCGTCTGTTTGATCGCTTTCAGTTGCGGCACCAGGAAGATCTTCCGCCGTGGAAGCGAAACGAGAACGACAACGCGATCGAATCGATTTTGAACGTGTTGTGGCGGACTGGCGAGATCTATCTAGATAAGCCCGACTTGCAATCCGAACGCCGCAATCTGATGGATTATCTGAAGCACGTGTTCCCTCGTGCAATGCGGCCGCTGGACCTGCGTCTGCGTCAGGCCTGGAGTGAGGTGGGGTTGGACCCTGCCGCAATCGATGATCCGCTGTCATTGCCCCGATTGACGTTTGGGACATGGGTCGGTGGGGATCGCGATGGCCACCCCTTGGTGACGCCGGACGTGACCGCTGAAACCTTGATGCAGCTTCGCAGCGGTGCGATCGAACTGTTGCGTGCTGAATTGGTTCAGCTCGCACGTCTGATCAGTTTGTCGGCTTATTGGTTGCCCCCGTCGAATCGCTTTTTGTCACAGATCGCGACGTTGGCCGAGTCGATGGGCGAGACCGGGCAAACCGCCGTGTCGCGAAACCCCAATGAGCCTTGGCGACAGTTTCTGAATCTGATGATCGCTAGGTTGCCAAGCGATTCGTCTGCCCATGCCAATCACGGTCTTTCCGAGAATCCGGACGCGGCATGGCAATACCATCATGCCAACGAATTGCTTGCCGACTTACGTATCTTGCACGATAGCTTGGTCGCTGTGGATATGAGTGACATTGCCGACCACTCGGTCGCTCCCGTGATGCGGATCGCTCAAACGTTCGGGTTCCATTTGGCTGTCTTGGACATCCGGCAAAATAGCGGTAAGCACGACGCCGCCATCGAGCAGCTTTTGCAAGCGGCGGGTTTTGCGGATACTCAGTTTGCGAACTGGGACGAAGCGAAGCGGGTTGAATTCCTGAAAAAGGAATTGATGAGTTCGCGACCCATGGTGCACCCTGACTTCACAGCGGGACCGGATTCACATGCTGTGTTGGGTGCGTTGCGGGTGGTGAAACAGCATTCCGATTTGTACGGCATCGATGGACTCGGCGCGTTGATTGTCAGCATGACACGCAACACGTCGGATTTGTTGGCCGTGTATTTCTTGGCTAGGGAAGTCGGCTTGTTGCAGCCAACGGCTGAAGGCCCCATGTGCCCGTTGCCCGTTGTGCCACTTTTCGAAACGATTGATGACCTCGAAAAGTCGCCCGAGATTTACGATGGCTTTTTGGATCACCCCATTACCCGACGCAGCATGGCAGCCATAGCTGGCCGGCGAGCGGAGTTCCGTGACCTCGTTTCGGGCGATTCGAGTTCGGCACCCGTAGCCGATTCCGCAACCAAGGTGGGGCAGGTCATGATTGGCTACAGCGATAGCAACAAGGATGGCGGGATTCTTGCGAGTTTGGTCGGGTTGCGGCACGCCCAGCGGCGCTTGACTCAAACAGGCCTTCGGCACGGTGTGCGGGTCAGGTTCTTTCACGGTCGAGGCGGCACGATCAGCCGTGGTGCAGGGCCAACGCACCGGTTCATCAAAAGCTTGCCCGACACCACGATCGCGGGTGACATTCGGTTGACGGAACAGGGCGAGACGATTGCCCAAAAGTACGCTCATGAGCCCACAGCCATCTACAACCTGGAGCTCTTCCTGGCCGGAACGACTCGGAAAACGCTGAGTGATTCTCGGTCCGAGGCCGGGCCTCATTCGCTTGAACCGACACTCGTAGAACTTGCCGAGTGGGCGCGATCGGCCTACCACGAATTGTTGCATACCGATGGCTTCGTCGATTTCTTTCGTTCGGCAACGCCGATTGATGCGATTGAGCAGAGCCGGATTGGGTCGCGTCCCGCCCGTCGTACTGGGCAGCACACGTTGAGTGACTTGCGAGCGATTCCCTGGGTGTTCAGTTGGGGCCAAGCTCGTTGTTACCTGTCCGGCTGGTACGGCGTCGGCACCGCTCTGGCCAAGCTGAAGGCCGATCAGCCTCAGGTCTTCCAAAGCGTGATCGCGGAACTTCGGAATTGGGCGCCGCTGCATTACTTGATTAGCAACGTTGCGACCAGCGTTTCAGCGGTCGATATCGACGTGATGAAGCAGTATGCGGAGCTGGTCGAGGACGAAAAACTACGGAAGCGTTTCGTGGATTCGATCGAGACGGAATGGCGCCTGGCCACCAAGATGGTGGAAGAGGTTTACGGTGGAGAGCTGGAAACACAGCGACCCAACGTGCAACGCATGATTCAACTGCGAAGCGAAGGCTTGCGTTTGCTGCACCGCCAACAGATCTCGCTGCTTCGTCGTTGGCGAAGCTATCGCAAGATGGGCGAACAGCAACAAGCCGATCAGCTCTTGCCGGGCTTGCTGCTAAGCGTCAATGCGATCGCGTCAGGATTGGGAACCACGGGTTAA
- a CDS encoding beta-ketoacyl-[acyl-carrier-protein] synthase family protein: protein MSSRRRVVVTGIGMINPMGWDVATVWSGLQEGGSGVAPTTLFDASGFPTKISAEIKGWDVTKAVDDGDQHTARGRHTQFAIAASTQAMNDSGVLDSISDPTRMGVYLGSGEGNQDFGTFSKMMVAALQSGEYDAKRFIATGLDLLNPAKELEQEPNMPAAHLAARFNAQGPNFNCLTACAASSQAVGEATEIIRRGEADVMLAGGTHSMIHPFGVTGFNLLTALSESNDEPTKASRPFDAGRNGFVLGEGSAMVVLEELEAAQARGATIYGEVAGYGTTADAYRITDIPPDGHGGIAAMRMAIADAGLNPTDIGYVNAHGTSTKVNDRVETKACREVFGENAMSVPVSSTKSMMGHLIAAAGVTEMIVCLMALRDGVLPPTINYETQDPDCDLDYVANEARPSKISHALNNSFGFGGQNVTLCLSRFSG, encoded by the coding sequence ATGTCGTCGCGTCGCCGAGTCGTTGTTACCGGAATCGGAATGATCAACCCCATGGGTTGGGATGTTGCGACCGTCTGGTCTGGCCTGCAAGAAGGTGGCAGCGGTGTGGCTCCGACCACCCTGTTTGATGCCAGCGGGTTCCCCACCAAAATTTCAGCTGAAATCAAGGGTTGGGATGTCACCAAAGCGGTCGACGACGGTGACCAACATACCGCTCGCGGTCGTCACACCCAGTTCGCCATTGCGGCTTCAACGCAAGCGATGAATGACAGCGGTGTGCTTGACTCGATCAGCGATCCGACCCGGATGGGCGTGTACCTGGGGAGTGGTGAAGGCAACCAGGACTTTGGCACCTTCAGTAAGATGATGGTCGCGGCCCTGCAATCGGGCGAGTACGACGCTAAGCGATTCATTGCCACCGGTTTGGATTTGCTCAATCCCGCCAAAGAACTTGAACAAGAGCCCAACATGCCAGCGGCTCACCTGGCCGCTCGATTCAATGCTCAAGGACCGAACTTCAATTGCTTGACCGCGTGTGCGGCCAGCAGCCAAGCGGTCGGAGAAGCTACCGAGATCATTCGCCGTGGCGAAGCCGACGTGATGTTGGCCGGCGGCACACACAGCATGATTCACCCGTTTGGCGTGACCGGCTTTAACTTGTTGACGGCGTTGTCCGAAAGCAATGATGAACCCACCAAGGCCAGTCGTCCGTTCGACGCCGGCCGGAATGGGTTCGTGCTGGGTGAAGGCTCCGCGATGGTGGTGCTGGAAGAACTCGAAGCCGCTCAGGCTCGTGGTGCGACCATTTATGGTGAGGTGGCAGGCTATGGAACGACGGCCGACGCGTACCGAATCACCGATATTCCGCCGGACGGGCATGGCGGTATCGCTGCGATGCGAATGGCGATCGCTGACGCGGGTTTGAATCCGACCGACATCGGTTACGTCAACGCACACGGCACCAGCACGAAGGTCAACGACCGAGTGGAAACGAAGGCCTGTCGTGAGGTCTTTGGCGAAAATGCAATGAGCGTGCCGGTTAGCAGCACCAAGAGCATGATGGGGCACCTGATCGCTGCGGCGGGTGTGACCGAAATGATCGTGTGCTTGATGGCGTTACGTGACGGTGTGTTGCCACCAACGATTAACTACGAAACGCAAGATCCTGATTGCGACTTGGACTACGTTGCCAACGAAGCTCGTCCATCCAAGATTTCGCACGCACTGAATAACAGCTTTGGTTTTGGCGGCCAGAACGTCACGCTGTGCCTGAGCCGATTCAGCGGCTGA
- a CDS encoding PQQ-binding-like beta-propeller repeat protein yields the protein MTRSFWSRFATTFACCVLLDCGVFAASPVEESMSDDAVTAAVVESVELVPLDSIDPPGTANWVSPRGDAGATGATSVVLPDDLVVLWETKLPEAIESTPVSDGQRVFVSDVMGGVQALSLADGSLVWRKEFDTGFVASPALYLPASEVGDVGDGIASEVDGGNSSSESNSDVSAKASSSADRSMLVVGDVEGNVYALDPATGDSYWQQTTDGEINASATFFAVVPTSGSGDMSPPGKSRPSVRVLQTSQDGCLYCFDAGTGSLVWKYETGDQIRCAPSIGNGTTLLGGCDGGLHVVDLATGKAIREPIPLEGPTGSTPAIADGEVYLPIMDGVFYSFGLAKGEVRWQYEDPDRAQEYRGSAAIAETRVVVASRNKQVDAIDRATGKPIWRVTLRRRADASPLIAGNDVWIASTDGRLLRLSLEDGTERWSFEIRGGFFASPAIVDGRLVIADDEGVVRCFGQAEDE from the coding sequence ATGACACGATCGTTTTGGAGTCGGTTTGCGACAACGTTTGCCTGCTGTGTTTTGCTGGATTGTGGTGTCTTCGCCGCTTCGCCGGTGGAAGAGTCGATGTCCGATGACGCGGTAACGGCTGCGGTGGTCGAATCTGTGGAACTGGTTCCGCTGGACAGCATCGATCCGCCCGGGACAGCGAATTGGGTCAGTCCACGGGGTGACGCCGGGGCTACCGGAGCGACGTCAGTGGTCCTGCCGGACGATTTGGTCGTGCTCTGGGAGACCAAGTTGCCCGAAGCGATTGAATCGACGCCCGTCAGTGACGGGCAGCGCGTCTTCGTGAGCGACGTGATGGGAGGTGTCCAGGCGTTGAGTTTGGCGGATGGCTCGTTGGTTTGGCGCAAGGAATTCGATACCGGATTCGTTGCCTCGCCTGCTCTGTATTTGCCCGCAAGCGAGGTGGGAGATGTTGGCGACGGCATTGCTAGTGAAGTGGATGGAGGTAATTCCAGCAGCGAATCCAATTCCGACGTTTCAGCGAAAGCGAGTAGCTCGGCGGACCGTTCCATGTTGGTTGTCGGAGACGTCGAGGGGAACGTTTATGCGTTGGACCCCGCAACAGGCGACAGCTATTGGCAACAAACCACGGACGGCGAGATCAATGCTTCCGCCACGTTTTTTGCTGTGGTGCCGACGTCAGGTTCAGGCGATATGAGCCCCCCGGGGAAGTCGCGTCCCAGCGTCAGGGTGTTGCAGACCAGCCAGGACGGATGCCTTTATTGTTTTGACGCGGGAACAGGAAGTTTGGTTTGGAAGTACGAGACCGGTGACCAGATCCGCTGTGCGCCGTCGATCGGCAACGGGACGACCTTGTTGGGCGGCTGCGACGGTGGTCTTCACGTCGTGGATCTTGCGACAGGCAAGGCGATTCGAGAACCGATTCCGCTGGAAGGGCCCACCGGCAGCACGCCCGCGATTGCGGACGGTGAGGTCTATCTTCCGATCATGGACGGGGTCTTTTACTCGTTTGGCCTGGCGAAAGGCGAAGTGCGTTGGCAATACGAGGACCCCGATCGGGCTCAAGAATATCGTGGCAGTGCCGCAATCGCAGAAACACGAGTGGTCGTTGCTAGCCGCAATAAACAAGTCGATGCAATTGATCGGGCGACCGGTAAACCGATTTGGCGGGTGACCCTGCGACGCCGCGCTGACGCCTCCCCCTTGATCGCCGGCAATGATGTCTGGATCGCATCGACCGATGGAAGGTTGTTAAGATTGTCTCTGGAAGACGGCACCGAGCGTTGGTCATTTGAAATTAGAGGCGGATTTTTTGCCTCGCCAGCCATTGTGGATGGACGCCTGGTGATTGCCGATGATGAGGGTGTGGTGAGGTGCTTCGGCCAGGCGGAAGACGAATAA
- a CDS encoding acyl carrier protein: MSMSDEDIFDKVQAALVDALGVDEDEATRDATLVGDLGAESIDFLDIVFKLEKTFDIQIPREELSPEDILTNSQYVQDGVVTADGMATLKTRMPWADLSKFEENPRVQDFGNLLTVGDLCSYVGSKVNA; this comes from the coding sequence ATGTCGATGTCCGACGAAGATATCTTTGACAAGGTCCAAGCCGCTCTGGTTGATGCATTGGGCGTTGACGAAGACGAAGCCACTCGCGACGCCACTTTGGTCGGTGACCTGGGTGCTGAGTCGATCGACTTCTTGGACATCGTTTTCAAGCTCGAAAAGACTTTCGATATCCAAATTCCTCGCGAAGAACTTTCGCCAGAAGACATTTTGACCAACAGCCAATACGTTCAAGACGGTGTTGTCACCGCGGACGGTATGGCAACTTTGAAGACCCGCATGCCTTGGGCTGACCTTTCGAAGTTCGAAGAAAACCCTCGCGTCCAAGACTTCGGCAACCTGCTGACCGTCGGCGATTTGTGCAGCTACGTTGGTAGCAAGGTCAACGCTTAA
- a CDS encoding RbsD/FucU family protein has protein sequence MLKSQLIHPEITAVLAAAGHHSTILIADGNYPSLNKRGPNAKLISMNLSPGLITVDQALQAILSAVPIEGAATMQTEPDGPYALDGDPPVWEDYRKSIKAAGLDLPLKPLEKWDFYDNVITPDHVLTIQTGDQQRYANLLLTIGVRMD, from the coding sequence ATGCTTAAAAGTCAGTTAATCCACCCCGAGATCACTGCCGTCCTTGCCGCTGCGGGTCACCACAGCACGATCCTGATCGCCGATGGAAACTATCCCTCGCTGAATAAACGTGGCCCCAACGCGAAGCTGATCAGCATGAACCTGTCGCCAGGTTTGATCACGGTTGATCAAGCACTGCAAGCGATTCTGTCCGCGGTGCCGATCGAAGGTGCCGCGACCATGCAAACCGAACCCGACGGGCCTTACGCCCTGGATGGCGATCCACCGGTTTGGGAAGATTACCGCAAGTCGATCAAAGCCGCTGGGCTCGACCTACCACTCAAGCCGCTTGAAAAGTGGGATTTCTATGACAACGTCATCACACCGGATCATGTCCTGACCATCCAAACCGGCGACCAACAAAGATACGCCAACCTGTTGTTGACGATCGGCGTCCGGATGGACTGA
- the aroE gene encoding shikimate dehydrogenase, with protein sequence MICVSLGRARHKRMIAEHQYLVEQGAELVELRLDFITRAVNLKRLLDDRPGPVVVAVRRKEDGGRWEKSEAERMTLLRSAIAAGVEYIDIEADIASEIPRYGKTKRIISYHDFSGTPDELDELHAAMAAEDADIVKIATMANTFSDNIRMIQLTAKAEIPTIGICMGETGMMTRILANRVGSPFTYATFSTDKKLAPGQLNWKEMNSLYHYDSINKDTALFGVIADPVAHSHSPLIHNAAFIDSAINARYLPFRVPKDDLHTFMNTCHDIGIQGISITIPHKEASMNYCTQAEASATGIGAINTMIFDSNNERLGYNTDYRAAMDCIEETLGIQRGTENSLQGKNALILGAGGVSRAIAWGLRQRQCDVTIASRTEERSRLLASEIGCHSIHWKERHTIAPDLLINGTPVGMHPNVDNSPFDEASINQFMVVFDTVYNPENTLLIKQALRRSAKVITGVDMFVRQAAYQYRLFTGSDAPTDLMRQKIKQATNPVQLN encoded by the coding sequence ATGATTTGCGTCAGCCTGGGGCGTGCCCGCCACAAAAGAATGATCGCTGAGCACCAGTACCTGGTGGAACAAGGCGCGGAATTGGTTGAGCTACGCCTCGACTTCATCACCCGGGCGGTCAACCTCAAGCGGCTCCTGGACGACCGCCCCGGTCCCGTCGTCGTCGCCGTTCGGCGGAAAGAAGACGGCGGACGCTGGGAAAAATCGGAAGCCGAACGAATGACCCTGCTGCGTAGCGCGATTGCGGCCGGCGTTGAATACATCGACATCGAAGCCGATATCGCTTCGGAAATCCCTCGGTACGGAAAAACCAAACGGATCATCAGCTATCACGATTTCAGCGGCACGCCGGATGAGCTCGACGAACTGCATGCCGCGATGGCAGCGGAGGACGCCGACATCGTCAAAATTGCAACGATGGCGAACACGTTCTCCGACAACATTCGGATGATTCAGTTAACCGCCAAAGCAGAGATCCCAACGATCGGGATCTGCATGGGCGAAACCGGCATGATGACTCGCATCCTGGCCAACCGTGTCGGTTCGCCGTTCACCTACGCCACGTTCAGCACCGACAAAAAACTGGCTCCAGGCCAGCTGAACTGGAAGGAGATGAACAGCCTCTATCACTATGACTCGATCAACAAAGACACCGCTCTTTTCGGTGTCATCGCCGATCCAGTCGCCCACAGCCACAGCCCACTGATTCACAACGCAGCCTTCATCGATTCAGCAATCAACGCTCGCTACTTGCCCTTTCGTGTGCCCAAGGATGACCTGCACACGTTCATGAACACTTGCCACGACATCGGCATCCAAGGGATCAGTATCACGATCCCTCATAAAGAAGCGTCGATGAACTACTGCACCCAGGCTGAGGCCAGCGCCACCGGCATCGGTGCCATCAACACCATGATCTTCGACTCCAACAACGAGCGTCTGGGTTACAACACCGACTACCGAGCCGCGATGGACTGCATCGAAGAAACACTTGGTATCCAGCGTGGTACTGAAAACTCACTGCAAGGCAAAAACGCCTTGATCCTGGGTGCCGGCGGCGTATCTCGGGCGATCGCGTGGGGCCTGCGACAACGACAGTGTGATGTCACAATTGCGTCACGCACCGAAGAACGCAGCCGACTACTGGCTTCCGAAATCGGCTGCCACTCCATCCACTGGAAAGAACGACACACGATTGCCCCCGATCTTTTGATCAACGGCACACCCGTTGGCATGCACCCCAACGTCGACAACTCACCGTTTGACGAGGCCTCGATCAATCAGTTCATGGTTGTTTTCGATACGGTCTACAATCCCGAAAACACGCTCTTGATCAAACAGGCGTTACGCCGGTCCGCCAAGGTCATCACCGGTGTCGACATGTTCGTCCGGCAAGCCGCCTACCAGTACCGACTATTCACGGGCAGCGACGCGCCAACCGACTTGATGCGTCAGAAAATCAAACAAGCCACCAACCCCGTCCAGTTGAACTAA
- a CDS encoding DUF937 domain-containing protein: MSMNMMEILKGQLGGMVAGQIAKAIGVDPKMLQGGIAALLPTILGGLMKQASTPEGAAELDKTLESEDFGGGMFDNIGDMFSGGDTSKISEMGGGLAGSLFGDKADMIGSIVSKATGMNAGTCSSLMGMLVPIVMGFLGKQKKSLGLDSSGMANLLMSQKDEVAKAMPGGMAGALGLTDLGFEDTPMDVAAATPSSQPQVAGASSGLGKILIPLVILAALGFLAYRFLGGGGANLDDLKNSATEAASGLTGDVELPAMDAASLTGKLQDTFAGYTDTLSGITDEASAEEAVPELKSLNEQLGGVTSLLDKLPEGVREQLSGRVSEMITPIKDMLDKVMAIPGVGPILKPIVDNMLEKVGMLTA; encoded by the coding sequence ATGTCTATGAACATGATGGAAATTCTCAAGGGTCAGTTAGGCGGAATGGTCGCTGGCCAAATCGCCAAGGCAATCGGCGTCGACCCCAAAATGCTGCAAGGCGGCATTGCCGCACTGCTTCCCACAATCCTCGGCGGGCTAATGAAACAGGCCTCCACGCCCGAAGGAGCTGCTGAATTGGACAAAACGCTGGAGTCCGAGGACTTCGGCGGCGGCATGTTCGACAACATCGGCGACATGTTCTCCGGCGGCGACACCAGCAAGATCTCCGAAATGGGTGGGGGATTGGCTGGCAGTCTGTTTGGCGACAAAGCAGACATGATCGGCTCGATCGTCAGCAAAGCGACCGGGATGAACGCCGGAACCTGCTCGTCACTGATGGGAATGCTAGTTCCGATCGTGATGGGCTTCCTGGGCAAGCAAAAGAAGTCCCTCGGCCTAGACAGCAGCGGGATGGCAAACCTGTTGATGAGCCAAAAGGATGAAGTTGCCAAGGCAATGCCCGGCGGGATGGCCGGAGCACTCGGTTTGACCGACCTCGGTTTCGAAGACACCCCCATGGATGTCGCCGCAGCAACACCATCGTCCCAACCACAGGTCGCTGGTGCATCCAGCGGACTGGGCAAAATCCTGATCCCGCTGGTCATTTTGGCCGCACTAGGATTTTTGGCCTATCGCTTCCTGGGCGGTGGCGGAGCGAACTTGGACGACCTGAAAAACAGTGCGACCGAAGCCGCGTCGGGCCTAACGGGCGATGTCGAACTGCCAGCCATGGACGCGGCAAGCTTGACCGGCAAACTGCAAGACACCTTCGCCGGCTATACCGATACCCTGTCCGGTATCACCGACGAGGCATCTGCTGAAGAAGCCGTTCCCGAACTGAAATCACTGAACGAACAACTCGGTGGCGTGACCTCGCTGTTGGACAAACTGCCCGAAGGCGTACGTGAGCAACTCAGCGGTCGAGTTAGCGAAATGATCACGCCGATCAAGGACATGCTCGACAAGGTCATGGCCATCCCCGGCGTTGGCCCGATCCTGAAACCGATCGTCGACAACATGCTCGAAAAAGTCGGCATGCTGACGGCCTAA
- a CDS encoding 3-hydroxyacyl-ACP dehydratase FabZ family protein — MKYRQLDRITLLEPGQKLVGERTLAAEEEYLRDHFPRFPVMPGVMMLEALHQAAAWLIRTSTGFDDALVLLREVRNVKFGDFLSPGETLSVEAEVFKTDGPMTTIKAVARKGDRVTVAARLILESCSSGDPEYLDTDADLKRLSREQFFELFGDCPAVAKLRLPGDNESPTTTP; from the coding sequence ATGAAATACCGCCAACTCGATCGCATTACCCTTCTCGAGCCAGGCCAAAAGCTCGTCGGTGAGCGAACTTTGGCCGCTGAAGAGGAATATTTGCGCGACCACTTTCCTCGTTTTCCCGTCATGCCCGGTGTGATGATGCTGGAGGCCCTGCATCAAGCGGCAGCCTGGCTGATCCGCACGTCGACTGGATTTGATGACGCTTTGGTGCTTTTACGGGAAGTTCGCAACGTAAAATTCGGCGATTTTCTTTCGCCTGGTGAAACGTTATCCGTTGAAGCGGAAGTTTTTAAAACCGACGGCCCGATGACAACCATCAAGGCAGTCGCTCGCAAGGGCGACCGCGTGACCGTTGCCGCCAGGTTGATTTTAGAAAGCTGCTCTAGTGGCGATCCCGAATATCTTGATACCGACGCCGACCTAAAACGACTTTCTCGCGAACAGTTTTTCGAGCTGTTCGGTGATTGCCCAGCGGTAGCGAAATTGCGTCTGCCCGGTGATAACGAGTCGCCGACGACGACCCCATAA
- a CDS encoding 3-hydroxyacyl-ACP dehydratase FabZ family protein, which translates to MRWFWVDRFTEFVSGSHAVGIKNVALDEEVLDGYCMGYPMLPPTLIIEGLAQVGGILVHEHFQFTKRVVLAKVASVKYHAPAKPGDSLTYHVTMGRTQDLGATVTGTSHCNGVLQAEADLMFAFLEEGHLVDGPLFNPGDLRAMLRLMNFFHVAKTADGQPVPFYHNL; encoded by the coding sequence ATGCGTTGGTTCTGGGTCGATCGATTTACCGAATTTGTCAGTGGCTCTCATGCTGTTGGCATCAAGAACGTGGCTCTCGATGAAGAGGTGCTCGACGGATATTGCATGGGCTACCCTATGCTTCCGCCTACCCTGATCATTGAGGGACTCGCCCAAGTTGGCGGAATCCTCGTCCACGAACACTTTCAGTTCACCAAGCGAGTCGTCCTAGCTAAGGTCGCTAGCGTGAAATATCACGCGCCGGCTAAACCAGGGGACTCGCTGACCTATCATGTCACCATGGGCCGAACTCAAGATCTCGGGGCAACCGTTACCGGGACGAGTCATTGCAACGGAGTGTTGCAGGCCGAAGCAGATTTGATGTTTGCATTTTTAGAGGAAGGTCATCTTGTCGACGGTCCTCTGTTTAATCCCGGCGACCTGCGCGCGATGTTGCGACTGATGAATTTCTTTCATGTTGCGAAAACCGCTGACGGGCAACCGGTTCCTTTTTACCACAATCTTTGA